A segment of the Streptococcus dysgalactiae subsp. dysgalactiae genome:
GGAATCAATCACACTAAAACAGGTGAATGACGAAATAAGAGTACTGCAAGAGGAATTAGGACATTATCTTGATGAGTATGAAGGATTAGCTAGAAGATTGGAGATGTTTGTGAGCTTGTTAAATAAAGAAAATACACTTGAGCTAGAAAATCGGGATGATATTTCTTTGGTATGATTCATTTTTTAAGGAATAAATTCATACCATAGGTCGTTATCCTAGTTAAAAAAGATATAACCAATAACTATATCAAATCATTAGAAATATATAATTTACTCTTATAGTATTGTTTGGTAAACTATTTCAAAATTTATATGAGGTGATGTCTATGGTTAAGAAGTATTTTGAGCATGTTGGTTCCTTTTTACGTCCTGAAGAATTAAAGGTAGCGAGACAACAATTTGATAATGGTGATATTTCCAAGGAAGCATTAAAAGAAGTTGAAGATAAAGCTATTATCGAGTTGGTGGATAAACAGGTTGCGGCAGGTCTTGATAAAATTACTGATGGTGAATTTCGTCGTTCTTACTGGCATTTAGATAATTTTTGAGGATTTGATGGTGTATCACATGAGCATTTTGGTCGTGGTTACCTATTTCACGATGAAGAAACTCGAGATGATACCGCTGTTTTGCGTGGGAAATTAGGGTTTACAAAAGAAAAACATCCTTTTATCTCTCATTATGAGTTTTACAAGAAAATAGCTGATGATAAAGGAGTTGAAGCTAAAATTACGATTCCAGCTCCAGCACAATTTTTGGCGGAATTGGAACGAGGAAAGAATGCTAATTCTATCGGTGATTTTTATCAAGATAGAGGCACATTTTTAACGGATATAGCGAGAGTGTACAGGGAAGAAATTTTAGCACTTTACGAAGCTGGTGTCAGAACAATTCAACTGGACGATTGTACGTGGGGCATGTTAATTGATGAGGATTACTGGCAAACAAGACAAAGAGAAGGATTGAGTAAGCAAGACGTTATTGAAGATTACCCTTTTGTTAATAACAATGCTATCAAAGATCTACCAAATGATTTGACGATCAATACACATGTATGTAGAGGAAATTACCATTCAACTTATGCTTCTAAAGGGCCTTATAATGATGTTGCGGAAGCCTTCTTTGCTCGAGAAAATGCAGAGACTTATTTCTTGGAATTTGATGATGAACGTTCTGGGGGGGGTTGAACCATTAAGCCATTTACCAGAGGAAAAAGTTGCAGTTCTAGGACTTATTACTTCAAAAAATGGGAAATTGGAGGATAAAGAAGCTGTTATCAAACGAATCCAAGAAGCTAAGCAGTATCTGCCACTAAAAAACTTATGGCTATCAACGCAATGTGGATTTGCATCAACCGAAGAAGGTAATATCCTAACTGAAGAGGATCAATGGAAGAAACTAGCTTTAGTGAAAGAAATCATTGATGACGTTTGGAAAGAAGATTAAGTCCACTTGAATCATGGCCACCCGTCCAACGGGTGGTTTGAACAGGGGCTATAAGCCCATATCACCAGCCAGCGTCTAAAGACGCTGGCTTTCACTTTGTTCAAGCCTAATCGCTCTTGACTCGTCACTTGCCTCTTAAAGAGGCGTTGGTATTACTTACCATCATCCCTAAAGGGATCTTCATATTCTTTTACGCTCAATTGATCTAAGGCTATATCATGTTTTTCTTGTTCTTGAATATATTTTTTGATAGTGGCTTCGTTCAGACCAACTGTGCTCACATAATATCCCTCAGCCCAAAAATGGCGATTTCCAAACTTATATTTGAGATTGGCGTGTTTATCAAACATCATCAAGGCACTCTTACCTTTTAAGTAACCCATGAAACTTGAAACACTAATTCGTGGAGGAATACTTACTAACATGTGAACATGGTCTGGCATTAAATGACCTTCTATAATTTCAACTCCTTTATAACTACATAAGCGTCGAAGAATGTCTCCTAAACTACTTCTATATTGATTATAGATGATTTTTCGTCTATACTTAGGGCTAAACACTATGTGGTAGAACACATCCACTTTGTGTGTGATAAACTATGTGCCTTTTGTGTCATATTTTGCTCCTTTCGCTTTACATTAGGCTTGAACACCTTTATTGTATCGCGTTTGGAGTTTTTTTGGTATAACCTTCGATGCGCACCCGCATAGCGGGTGGTTTATTTGTTTCGCACCTACGGAGCGAAACGGACTTAAAGTCACATAATAAAAATTTCAAAACACCTGTGCTGGAGCGTAGGTGTTTTAGAATGGTTAGCATTTACGCTTTCATATTTACTGCTAGAGTATCTAAAAGTAGCCTCATAATAATATAAAGTGGCAGTCTTGAATGGACCTCGAAATCAGGAAAATAGGTTAATTCTGTCTTAAACCCATATAATTGATAATCCGTTAGTTTTCCGAGATTTCCAGCTTGATTGGAACTAATTAAAACACTGGGTATCAGTCGTTCTTGACAGTTGCTAGCAGCATTTTGTAAAGAGTGCGTCTCACCATTTAGTGAAATAAAGATGACACACGTTTTTGTATCTAAACGTTTGCTAATGGTACGAATGATATTGGGATCGGTGTAGAGTTCAGTATAGATGCCTAATAGCAACAATTTAGTTTGCATTTCTGTTCCCAATAATTCTGAAAAACCACGTGCAAAAATGATGACTTTTTCTGTATCTAGTAAGAGATCCACCACGTTATTGAGAGTTTTTAAATCTAGCATATTCAATGTTCGAGTAACTTCCTGGTAACTCTTTAAAATTGAAATCTTAGTTTCGTCATTCAATAGAGGTTCTGTTAGGATATTTAATTCATCCTGAGCATTATTGGCCATACTGTGTTTAAAATCTACAAAGCCACGATACCCCTTTTTTTGAAGCGTTCTTGTAATAGTAGCGGTAGAAACACTGATAATCTCTCCGACTTCGGATATATTGAGGTTGATAATTTCTTGAAAATGCTCATTTAAATAGTCCCAAGTGTAAGTCTCGGTTTGTGTTAGTTGTTTTTTTGATGTCGTCATATATTCTCCGAAAGTAATGTAAAGCATTTCAATATTGCTTGAATATCAGAAAACCCTTACAAGTTATTTGTGTTATTTTAATGATAATAAAAAAATAAAAGAGTGGTGATTTTATGTCGGTCTATACTTGCACAATGAATCTAGCGATAGATATGTTTATTCAGACAGAAGATATGGAGGATAAAAAAGTTAATAGGACCATCTATGATGAGTTACAAGCAAATGGTAAAGGGGTTAACGTATCAATTATTTTAAAAAAACTCGGTATTGATAGTACGCCTTTAGGATTTAAAGCTGGTTTTACAGGTGATTTTATCGAAGATGAGTTAAAAAAACAAGCTATTTTGTCAAATTTTGTCAAAGTAGATGGAACGACTAGGATAAATGTATTCACTCAGGTCATGTCAAAAAATCAGGAATTCAAATTGGTTAACCAGGGTCCAATCATATTAGAAAAATCTCAAGGGGAACTATTAAAGCAATTTGAATCCTTAAATCCAGATGACTTCTTGATTGTATCGGGAAGCTTGCCAAGAGGAATCTCTTCAGAGATCTTTTTAAAGATTGGTAAAATTTGTCAGAAAAAAGGGATAAATCTCATTTATGATATTAGCGATCCAAAACTAATTGAGTGTTTATCTTTTAAACCATATTTAATTAAGCCAAACGACGAAGAAATATCGGAATGGTTTCACCTAGAAGATCCGTCATTGAATGATTTAATCGAAAAAGGAAAACTCCTTCAAGAAAAAGGGGCGAAAAATGTTCTCATTTCATTGGGAGGAAGTGGATGTCTTCTGATAAGCGATTCTGTCTATTTTGCAAATGCACCAAGCGGAATAGTTGTTAATACAGCTTGTGCGGGAGATACACTTTTGGGAACATTTCTTGCCAATAAATTGAAGGGACACTCCGAAGTGGAATGTCTTGCTCAAGCAGTAGCAGCAGGCTCATCGACCGCCTTTCGACCAGGACTTACAGATTTTACTGATGTTGAATTATTAAAAAAACAAATCAAAATTAAGGAGATTACAGATGGTTTATAAAATTATAGCAGCAACAGGCTGTCCAACAGGTATTGCTCACACGTACATGGCTCAAGAAGCTCTTGAACAGGCTGCCAAAGATAAGAATGTCTCAATCAAAGTTGAGACGCACGGACAAATTGGTGTGGAAAATCAACTGACACAAGAAGAAATTGCGAATGCGGATGCCGTTATTATAGCAGCAGATAAGGATGTTCAAGCAGAACGTTTTGCCGGTAAAAGAGTTATCAATGTATCTGTAGGAGAAGGTATCAAAAATGCTGAAAAACTAGTGCAAGATGCAATAGATGGCAAAGGTTTTATTCAAAAAGGTGATGTTAAAGAAGATGTTGTTGACGAAAAGCAAGATCATCGTGAACATTTCGGTCGTCAAATTTATAAACATTTGATGAATGGTGTTTCTCACATGTTACCTTTTGTGGTAGCTGGTGGAGTGCTAGTCGCTGTATCCTTCTTGTTTGGTATTTTTTCTTTTGATACTGAAAGTGAACAATATAATTGGTTTGCGGCTATGCTAAAAAATGATATCGGTGGTGTTGCAATGGGAATGATGACGCCTGTTTTGGCGGCTTTTATTGCTGAATCCATTGCTAAACGACCAGGTTTTGTTGCCGGTCTAGTAGCTGGTCTCATGGCAGCGAATGGAGGATCTGGTTTCTTAGGAGGTATTTTAGGCGGTTTTGCAGCGGGTTACATCGTTCTTGGTTTAATTAAACTTCTTAAGGGTCTCCCTAAATCACTAGATGGTTTGAAAGCAATCTTTTTATATCCCGTTATAGGAGTTTTTCTAACCGGATGTTTTATGGCTCTGATAAATGCACCAATGGCTTGGGTTAATGAATCCATGATGTCATGGTTAGCCGGTTTTGAAAATGCTAATCCTCTCCTTCTTGGAATTATTATTGGTTGCATGAGTGCTTTTGATATGGGTGGACCTATCAATAAGGCTGCCTACGTAACAGGTACTGTTCTTCTTGGTCAAGGCAACACAACATTTATGGCAGGTGTATCAGCTGCTTGTATCGTACCCCCATTGACAACATTCTTTGCAACTTTGTTCTTCCGTAAATATTACAGCGAAGAAGATAAAAACGCTGGTCTTGCTAACTTGATTCTTGGGTCAACGCATATCACCGAAGGTGCTATTCCATTTGCTGCTAAAGATCCATTACGTAATCTCCCTATCTTAATGATTGGATCTTCAATTGGTGCTGTATTGACATACCTTTGGAAAGTTCAAGTCCCTGCACCACATGGTGGCTTCTTGGTATT
Coding sequences within it:
- a CDS encoding MurR/RpiR family transcriptional regulator — protein: MTTSKKQLTQTETYTWDYLNEHFQEIINLNISEVGEIISVSTATITRTLQKKGYRGFVDFKHSMANNAQDELNILTEPLLNDETKISILKSYQEVTRTLNMLDLKTLNNVVDLLLDTEKVIIFARGFSELLGTEMQTKLLLLGIYTELYTDPNIIRTISKRLDTKTCVIFISLNGETHSLQNAASNCQERLIPSVLISSNQAGNLGKLTDYQLYGFKTELTYFPDFEVHSRLPLYIIMRLLLDTLAVNMKA
- a CDS encoding PTS fructose transporter subunit IIC, which codes for MVYKIIAATGCPTGIAHTYMAQEALEQAAKDKNVSIKVETHGQIGVENQLTQEEIANADAVIIAADKDVQAERFAGKRVINVSVGEGIKNAEKLVQDAIDGKGFIQKGDVKEDVVDEKQDHREHFGRQIYKHLMNGVSHMLPFVVAGGVLVAVSFLFGIFSFDTESEQYNWFAAMLKNDIGGVAMGMMTPVLAAFIAESIAKRPGFVAGLVAGLMAANGGSGFLGGILGGFAAGYIVLGLIKLLKGLPKSLDGLKAIFLYPVIGVFLTGCFMALINAPMAWVNESMMSWLAGFENANPLLLGIIIGCMSAFDMGGPINKAAYVTGTVLLGQGNTTFMAGVSAACIVPPLTTFFATLFFRKYYSEEDKNAGLANLILGSTHITEGAIPFAAKDPLRNLPILMIGSSIGAVLTYLWKVQVPAPHGGFLVLPVVTHAALWVLAIFIGAVISGLLMGFVQKIKSDKEV
- the pfkB gene encoding 1-phosphofructokinase, producing MSVYTCTMNLAIDMFIQTEDMEDKKVNRTIYDELQANGKGVNVSIILKKLGIDSTPLGFKAGFTGDFIEDELKKQAILSNFVKVDGTTRINVFTQVMSKNQEFKLVNQGPIILEKSQGELLKQFESLNPDDFLIVSGSLPRGISSEIFLKIGKICQKKGINLIYDISDPKLIECLSFKPYLIKPNDEEISEWFHLEDPSLNDLIEKGKLLQEKGAKNVLISLGGSGCLLISDSVYFANAPSGIVVNTACAGDTLLGTFLANKLKGHSEVECLAQAVAAGSSTAFRPGLTDFTDVELLKKQIKIKEITDGL